The nucleotide window GATGATCGGCAACTTTTTTCGCATGCTTGTTCGGGCCTCCTGGTTTGTGAACGAGCTACGTAAGTAATCGACACATATAATAGAGACACCAAGATAGTatgtaaacaaaaatatatgtaatataGCGTTCAAGATGAAAAATTACATCACCATGTCAATAACCACCATTATTATAAACACAATGTGCAAAACTAAAATTCCAAGGAAGACATTACCTTGTGCGCCTCTCTATTCTTGGGTGCCCTCCGTTGGCTTTGTTTGGTGGAGGCTGATTCCTAGCTCCCTCTCTTCCTATCTCCGATGCACCCCTGTTATGGACATGTCAATGCTATTTAGGGAGAAATAATTTACAATCCCATATTAGTGCATCAATCACTTTTGTAAAAAAGTCCTGATCGGTAAATTAGGTTAGCATATTTGAAGGAATTAATTAACTAGCATAGTACCTTAGCCAACACATTGGCGGCTTTCTTCTCAAGTTCTGCAGCGGTCCATGCAATGACCCATGGTTCTTGTTCTCGACAGCGATCAAGTGGACTATGCTGCAATCGCTGGAAATATTATAGCTGAAAGGCAATCTAGAAGCAATCAAGTAAAAAAAGCAACTGAACATTACAATATACCAGAAGGGCGAAAATGCAGCCACCACAAGTTTTGTGGTTCTTAGATTGGAATTTCTCAATTGCTAGCCCCAATCACTTGAACGTTTTATGAGCCCAATTAAATTTGCTGGGGTCGGTCACATCAAGAATAGGAGGGAAGTGCCACGGGGAAATGGTTTGCTGACTCGTTGGGCATAAGAACATCTTCAGCACCACTAAGATAAAGTGCCTTCTGAAATCTGCCCGTTGCGCATTAGTATCCATGGGAAAGGCATACACGAAATCGCGCAACTGTGTGGTTGTCTTTTTCTGAAACTATGCTTTGATGGCGCGGTGGGCCGGATTCTTCTTTTTAAGATCGGGTATGGCATCACCTTCAATTTCAAATGTAGAACATTGCGAACAACAATTATGACGCAACGACAAGGGTATCAAACCAGGATACAATTAGTAAATACTAAAAAGGGAACATTGCTTTCTTACCCCTGTCGCGTATGCCTAACGCCTTCCCTATCAACTCGGAAGTGATGCGGATGTTTCCAACGTCCACAATAAGCGTATTTGTGTCCACATCGTATGCCATCGCAAGTTGTTTCATTATACTTTGTTTCACCGCCTATTTTGGAATCTTCTTGATGAAACCCAACCCGATTGCGTCAATCTCCAGCAGCTTCTCCACGGCATTAATGCTTTTCAGATGGGTGACCATGCCATTGATATAGGATAGTGCACAACGCGTCTCTACTAATTTTTGTGTACATAATTAAAACAAGGTATAAGCCATCATCATGAAGATTGCTGAATGATGCAAAACGGATTACCTTTTTCCCCATCAGAATGGTTCTCAACAGATCAAAATCCAAAAAAGTCCATGCCTGGAAGGAAGGAATGAATAATTAGTCTCACGaatttctatatattattaattcatcataaataaatttctaCCCGATAAAGTAACATGATTAATCCACACACACAGCAGTTTTGGAATAAATTTATCTACAGTGCCCCATTAAAGATACTCAGAACAGAGTTATTATGTCTAAGTTAGAAGTCTAAAATTCTCTTGAAACATGGTGATGTGTTATGTAGATACTCTTTGGATACAGTAATTGAATTGTATGTTCGACGCAATTAACTTACATGTTTGCTTCCATAAGACATTAGATGTTCGTTTTTGCCTTTGTGTGGATGGTTATGCGTCAAATTGTAAGAAACAAAGTAAAGCACCTAAGGGGAAAGTAGATTTATGCTAACAAGTAATCCCAGATCAAAACCAACACTCCAATAGCATGCACACTTTACCATCTACTTATTTCAAACAAATCCaagcaacataaaaaaattaacatactTGAAACCAAGCAATGAAATAACTTTCCGCAAGAAAAAAACATTACAGCTACCAACTGCACAACACAATTATAAACAAGAAATTCTAGCACACTAATCATTTAGCATTGTGatgttttcatttttaaaaactaaacaacCATGCTACACCAACATTATACACATGTAACATGGTAAAGTattcttttgaaattttatttttaaggaaaaaaatagGAATGAAAAAATGACTAAATAAGAGGAACGATGAAAACAGTATATTTTCAACCAAATCAGCACCACCAAAGTGGATAAAAACAATCAAGTGACATGCTAAACCAACCCATCCAGGTACATCGAATCCAACAATTCATATCACAATCTTAATCAAGAAATTCTGGCACAAAATCATTCAGCAAGTTGAGGCTTGCACTAATAGAAATTCAGCAAACAagcaacaaaaacaataacCAGCACTAGATACGGCAGCTATAGAAATCgcgaaaataataatgaagaTACTTACCGTAAACTGCAGATATTGGTGGGAGTTTTAAGCCATGCATGCGTTTGGGACCTACAACGCCGGCTAACGTAGCATGGGTCGGCAGCGGTGCAAGGTCTATCCTAATACTGAAATAGTACGAAtttattaagtaaaaaaataagCTTTATTGTAAAAGTATTGAGTTAGGACTAACATTGAAAGAATCTAGccataataaaataacataacatATTCTAAGGAGCCATCTTTATAGATAAACACCCATACATCTAATCTTATAGAAACCTGAAGATGCTGGTGTTTCACAAAAGAcaatagaaatttaatttttaagtgaCTGACTGACTGAGAAAGTAGATTAGCttgagtttaaaaaaaaatcgttACATTGGTAAACTATTTCTCAATGAGGAGCAAGCTGGAGAGCTTGGCTTGGTAAATAATGAAAGAAACAAAGGTGCACAacattgaaaatattaaaatagattTCATggtgtaaattttattttaaaaattgtagataaaaaaaacctggcaaaacataattaaaccaataaaaatattaaaacaataTTTACTTAAAGCAATCACAGCCCCCAGAGTGAAAAAGTAGTGTCAAGACAAATTCCAAAATAACCTGTCGAGAAACATTGAATTGAACAACTGAAGTCACAATTTCAAAGAACAGGTACCTGCACAATATTCATGCAGACCATTACAAAAAATCAGCAAAGCATCCACTTTCATAGATAAACAGCCATACAACTAATATTATAGCAACTTGAGAATGGTATGGCTTCACTAAAGACAACAGAATTCGAACTATTAAATGATTGATCGACTGAGATCTGAGAACCATATTACAGCAAAGTGGCAtgctaaattattatttaaaaatagttttgtgttaaaagaaaaaaaaagagaggaaatcATTACAACAATAAAAAGACGTAAACAATTTTCTCTTGCACGAATCACAGCCTTTAGAGTGGGGAAAAACTATAAAGTCACATGATAAAATAACCTACGAGGTGACATCAAACCCAACAATTCACTTCACAATTTTAAACTACAAGATCCCGCACAATAATGATGCAGCAATTACATAATTTCAGTTTTAGAAATTCGACGACCAAATGATATAAACAGCATCTAGCACTAGATACAGCATCAATAGGAATCACGAAAAAATCAATGCCATATGAAAATCTTTGCTCAAGAAGTATTAAATAAGACTGAATGAAGGACAATTATAAAAGCTGGTGATAAAGCATGGACCAAGGCAGCAAACATTAAAAAATGAACAACATCCAAATGCATTCCAAAATAACCATCTGAAAGCTTGCTATGGTAACCATCGACACACTTCCAACAACAGGGCAACACCAATCAACTACTCTAGGAGACATAACATGCAATGGACCACACAGGGAGCGAAATATTCTACCATGTTGGAATGAAACTTTTGAAAACCTTCTCGCGCTAAGagttttttaaatagaaatttATCTTACCACCTACAGCTGGTTGTGCACGTTTTGGCAAATTGAAATTTGAACAATTTATCTTATCACTATTTACAAGCAAATGCCAACACCCAGGTCAATGCATGTCATACCAGGAACaacaaaaaacaattaaaatgaCCGAAAAAAAACCAAGATACGTCTCACTAACCTGCGTCTACAGCAAACTTGTGCGCATCCTTCAGTTTGTACTACATGCAACTAAATAACAATTGAATGGCAGGTAGAAAGTCGGGTCTGGTGGTGCCGCCAAAGCATAGGACTTGCTACTGTGAAATGGCACTGAGGAAGGCTTAGCGTTTGTGATCCGTACTACGCCGATAGTGGATGACCCGGGTTGTTCAGGCACGGCGGAGGTTGGGTTGAACCGCCTGCGTGTTGTACACCAATGATGAAGCGAGAGCCAGTGGATTCTGCTTGGCGGGAGACACACGACGGGTGCTCGGGTTGAAGGATGGTCAGCGCTGATCAAAGTTCCAATGGGGGAGAAGGGAGGATGTTCAAAACAGAGTATGAAGGGTTTGTTTCCTAACGTGACGGTAACAGAAGAAAGGGGGAtagaggaaaaattaggattccTGATTTTGTGGGGTGGTTATTTCAAAACTGAACATCACCTATCCATTAACGTAAATctggattttttctttttttttctttttattcatattGGGCAAAAAATTTAGCCCGTTGTACACATTGTATGTTTATATCATTGGCTCCCTAACACTACTCTATTCATGAAAAATTTATGCCACTTGATAAATCCTATCTAATTTGTGAAGACATTTTTTAAAGCTGAAACGCGTCAGGTTAATTAAGAGGAAGCAGGAatcacaagaacaaaagaatatTTTTACGATGATCTTTTTCAGTGTTTAATCGTCCCTAAATTTTTAAGTGTCAGTAGGTGATATAACGACAGTTTTAGACCACCATTAATAAAGAGTATCATTAAATTATTTGTAATAGTTAACAGTATAAAGTTTTCACTAATTTATAATACTTGTTAAggtattttttatgttatatttaaCGACAGTTCAATTTAAAATCATcactaaattattaataattgtgacaacttttttatattttgctgACAATATATTTAGCAATAGTTGCCactaatttactaattcttgtgaacatttttcttatattttgtgaTTGTTTTACTCGTTACAATAAATTTAACGACAGTTTAAAGCTGTTActaaattattagttaattgacaatttttcttttattcggTGATTGTTTAATCTATTACCATATATTTGACGACAATTTAAAACTGttattaaattactattttttatggcaacttttttttttattttcaataaccATCAATACCACGGTCAAATTTGCcaatttgacaaaaattaaaaagcattgtaaaaTGTATTGGATGGTCAGTTTTAACATCATACAAATTGACAATACAtctctaataaaaaaaacctccaaatttcatttttattatcatactatatatattctattacaaatagaaaagaagaatagaataaCAATCAGACAAGATAGTTTCCGTCTTTTAAATAACTAATCTATGTGCCTACACTAGTAAacttaataataaaacaaaGGGCAGGAtactactaataaaaaataccaataaAGCAAACAAACCTTaccaataataaaaatcaaCTTGTCCTAATGACCCGATTTATACCATTTTTTTTCCATAGATTTTCCACACATTAACATATATACATCAAAGTTTATGGatattaaaaacaaacaagAGTTAACAAATAACAAGAAGTTGACATATACACGATgaaaaagagtaaagtatcgtttttatttttaacgtttggggtaaatccTATTTGTGTTCCTAATGTTTAGAttgtcctatttgtatccctaacgtttgtaaaagtgatttaatgttatcctgccgtcaattacacatcatgaacgctttagtttacgttttaaaaatctcttcttgaaATTAGAATACAAAATGTTTGGGAAAGAATCGATGATCCATTCCGAAAAATAgttcatcaaaagttgaaactaattcctataacatttacataattcacttttttaggaatataattgaatctaaacacaaatagtgagtataatattaaaatcgaacacatccaagtgagacccaattgagaatgaatacattCAAGttagaataattgaaaaatataatctgatttgttattataattgatagtaagataacattgaatcacttttataaacgttagggatacaaataggacgatttaaacgttagggacacaaataggacttaccccaaacgttggagACAAAAACGATATTTTACTCCgatgaaaaattataattcttGCATTGTGACATTAAGACTTGTGAGTCCCAAACTTAGACCACTACAATTCAGTAGCTCTCAAACTTATTAAAGCACTGCATATATTCAAACTGCTCTTGATTATAAGATACAACTATGTAGCACAAGAAAACAATCAAGTGAGCCCAAatgataaatataataattttataatataaaatatattaatagccTCAAAACTAACACGAACAAGAAACAACTTGGTAAGATAGAGAAGCAAAAACTAATGATTCTAATCTAAACTTTCGCATAATCAAATTCAAAGTTaagcatttttcacttaatgtccaattaaattataaatcactACAATCAAGCTTAATAGGAACTAATCAATCAAATTGTAAGCCAATTTactaacaattacaaagattaaataaattatgttttataaaaaaaaatttgacatttCTTACGTTTCTAGTTGTTAAGCCACATCCaaaatgatttaattttattatctttaattcGGCTGTCTTTAATCATCTATTTTTCAATACTCAAAATAAGCACAAGTTTAGTTAAAGATCCtatatatgaaaataaatttgtattaCCAAATTAAACATACATATTGCAacgttatattaataaattaaagttcACCTTAAAAATAAGCTGGAAGTGATGCTAGAATGATTATACTAGCATAAGTACAAATCAATAGCAGCTTCAGACacggaaaaaaaaaaatctcaaagtACGGTATAAACGATGTACGTGTAAATGCTAATACAATTAGTAAGAGGAAGGCATAGTAAAATCGCTTTTTGACGGTGAAGTAAATTCATGCCCTTCTACCAATAATCGATATTTATTATCAATTGGTTCGCAAATATATAGCGTCTTCATTTTTAACTTTTAGTGAGCGTCTCATGTACACTGTACACAATATCTGATCCTAGTTTAGTCGGCTCCCTCCTACCCTGGAATTTGTGACCCCAGTTTTTCATGACTTGTTAGTATTATACGCATCATTGTCACCATAAGATTAATCAATGATAAACATTTGACTATTCTTGAGTTGATTAGTCAACGAGGGAGATAACACCACCTGCctgttttcttttctgttttgtttttttcctCTCTCTTCTTGTCAAAGAAttctttttgaaataaataatgttacataattaataaatattattttaaattaatatttaattaataataatttatattaaattaaattaagttagtTTAGTAATTAGATTCTAATCCATAACGAATTAGCCATTGATTAATAGagtcagaaaataccttaaaaaatatatatatcctcACATTTATAGGAACACCTACATTGTTTTGAATTTATTAGccaaatattaactaaaattacTAGTCTCAAAATGTTATATTTTTGGAACAATTCTGCTGAATGGGCTATGAACTTATTGTATGACTATAAAAGTTGGGCCCAGATACGATGCTTAAACAGAACCATTAACCCATGTTTTCTATCCAATAAGAAAACAACATAGTGCGTCACCAACCAGCCGAAAGGTAGGACTGAGAGAGCATGGCTGGTTAAAATAACAAATGCGTTTGCCGGGAGTCGAACCCGGGTCTATTGCTTGGAAGGCAATTATCCTAACCGTTGGACTACAAACGCTAACGTTATTAGCTTAAAGgcttaacatatataataaatattttaaacaaatGCAATCAGAAACATTAAACATCATCAACTCTTAACAAGTAGTACTGGAAAATATTATTTCCCCCACCATTACAAAAAAACCATGTCATATATTGCACTCAAGCACTCTGTTAAACATATTTAACAACAACATatgaagagaaaagagtaatttAGAAATggagaagcataaaaagaaaTCTATTATTATATGTTACACGGGTTTTGAAATTGGAATTGATGAGTTGaattctattctattatattatattaatcaaGGGACAGGGTAGGACTTGTTATGGCACATGCACTTGTAAGCTATAGGGCATGTCTCTGCCTCTTGAAGGGATGAACAAACAAAGCTCACCATCACCAACCGGCATGGAGAGCAAAATCCACAGGCTCGCGAGCAATCCGGCAACCTTGAACCGGCCACTTGTAGAGTGTCCGGTCCCCTAAACAACCTCTCTTTCCCCACATTGCTTCCATCTTTTGTGTTTCCCACTACAGCAACTTGATGCTCATCCCCACCTGATTtacaacaaaatcaataattcTATGTCTCAAAACaaagtatacaaattaaatatttcataATAATTCAGAAATGGCCAAGATTTTTTCATTAAGGTTCATGCATCACTATTAAACAACTAACTAGATATAGATAGGGGTTGTGTTACATGACTTAACACTTCAGTCTTCAGCCAATTGGTTAGTCTAGTTAGTGAAGTGTGCTGTGTGTACAGTGTTAGTTAGAGAACTCATTAGTGAATTAGTTAGCTTGCCTAAGAGAGAAAGTTAGTTAGCAACTATTTATAGCAACATGGACTCACTTTGACAGTTCAGTTTTTGCATTCTCATTTTCCTCATGAACTGTGATTGAGGTGTGAATAACATATATACACGCTCTCCCTTCTCTAAGTTTCATCAAGTTCTTCTTTTTACCTTCCACAACTCACCATTTTAACGGGTTGAGTTAGGTTAAATCTTACGaaggaattaaaaatttaattttataatggagattatatatataaaatttataagagaaaaaatatggGGGTTTATTGCCCCTTACCTCTCAATATATAAGAGGCTCCGCTTCTGGGTATAGATAATTAAAACGGGACTAATCCGCCTAATCATCATATATATAGTTTCTtgaaaatacaatatttttttaaataaaatatagatatttttcttttaaagtatcacttttcatttttcatatttGATGAATTTTATATGTTGATAATTTCTTATATTGTGCACTACGGCTCAAAGTCAGACTTAAAATGACTAAAGTCTACTTTACAGAATTCATAActcataaaattgcattaaatttttgttaacttAAAATCTTAAATATCGGAACTCTTTATAAGTATTACTTCTTATCCTCATTTAAAGACGTGGGACAGTCTTAttataccaaaaaataaatagcaCATTaagttttatcttttatataaatCTATCTTATTATACGTCGTCTAATACGAGTCAACTTAACATTCTAGACAAATATAACattatttctctttaattacttGGTAAGACTAGTATAAATTTAGTcaatgattaaaatattaaaagtaagAAGAAGGAGTTACTTACGCAAACTAAAGGTGGTTATGTGCCTGGCAAAGATTGTAGCGGGACTATAAGCCATGAGCATTAGAAGGGTGAATAATATAGCAGCACAAAAGTAGGTCCTTGTCATGGTGGTGGTCATGATCATGATCATTTCTGAGTATATGTACTACTCTACTGACTACTGCACTGAAATGGACCTAATATATATGAGATGAGAATATAGGTAACTAAGgtacaaaaattaaaagtagaGGAATGGAAGGAAGATGGGGCCAAGAGGCCAagtatatatattgatatatagTTAATGAAGCAGTTCACATGAAAGAGGGTGCGTAAGCTAATAAGACGAAGAAGATTATATTGATCACATTAttcacatacatatatacacttAGTCACAAGATAAATCGAACTTTTTATACATAGTTTATAAATTGTTCCATGCATGGGAATGAAGAAGGGTAATAAGGACTTAAAAGGCAAGTTGGTTGTTTTACGTGATTACTACTCAATACGAGCGATCGAGCACACGTATCTATCGCCAGATACCATTAATGCAACCTCCGcttccttccttcattgcacACTACTCTCCATTCATTTCTTTGCAATTTTCCTTCTTCTTgctattcattttttttaattcatttactATGAGGatcttgaaattaatttatctagATGAAAGGtactaattaaataacaataacGTTTCTATATTATTAGTATAAGATTAACGAAAACGTGAAAAAAATGGTATTTGGCAATAATATAGTAAGTAAGATTGTATAAGTAGACAAAAATGTTCTTTTAAAATGAGATTATTTTTCTTAggtaaaaatgaaaataaaaattagtagtTAGTTAATGTTTGATGTGTGTAGGATGTAGTTCGGCAAATAAATTCGGTACCGAGGGTCTGATGGTGAGTGTGACTGCCATTAATACTCTCCTTCTTCTTGCCATGTATTTAAGGCGCGATCTTAATTATATAGTCCATGCATGGGATATTGTTTTCTCATTGATTAATTAGCTCATTAACTACTTATATGattttatcaattaattattaattcatcAGGTTTTGtctaaaattctaaataaatCCTATCAAATTTGATGAATATATACGGATTTAATTATAAGGAATAAAAGTATTGGTTAAGAAATTGAAAggggaaaatatttttttaatatattaaatatataaaagaataaaaaaattaatatttaatttacattttatataaaacttttaaaaaaattaaaataattattaaattatcttcAGATGACTTCAAGATTATATAGATTCAAAGACTTAAAATTTGCtattgatataattatattatactcTTTCGAACAGCTATTCTCCAAGCTAATGTAATATAAGGTCTGCTCTTGCATGTGTATCAAACtatttgtttatataaaaatttgtaaaatgCTCTACAATCAAGGTATTTACCTAATTAAGACCAACCAAATtgtataactattttttatattcatgtacattttttttatcttcctcttttgtacgctactgttttttttttttatctttttttttattattgtttgcCACCgacttctcttcctctttttttttatttaaattttttctcttttttttcttccattaTCATTGTCATCATTATCGTTAGAGAgtgaaacaaaaagaattataaaaaaatgagaaaagaacaaataaattaaataggtcTTTGACGTTTTGATTTACAAACatttaagtttttgaaaatttgaaaatatatttaagtttctaactttttcaaaatctggACATGTCGACATGTTAATTTCGATCTGTCAGACTCAACGAAAAAATCAAACGTGACTCTCATTATACTGATCTGGTTGATATCAATGCACGCGTGAGAGAATTTTTAAATTGGACAAATTAGACCCAGCAGATATCGATATGTCTAAATTTTGAAGAGGTCGGAGACTTagatgtattttaaattttcagagACTTAAATATCCGCAAAccaaaaaattaagaattgttttgtccttttctctaaaaaaataaaataaaaaaagataaaaaaaaagaagaagcagcaacaaaaaataagaaagtgAAAGAAGAAGACTTTTGAATTATacagaattaattaaaaaaataacaccaaaatttcttaacaataatATATAGATATCTATCTTAGTTTTGATATCGAAATTTCGGTATCACTTTAAACAAATTTcaatgttattatttttgtttttatcaataattcaatcaatAAGTGTGAATCTGTattcatttaactaaataagattttaatacatgttcatttaaatttaatatgagAAGTAATACTCCTAAAAGAAGATTTATAagagcaaaaaaaaagaaaaaagaaaaaaaataagaaataaaaaatgtaacattaaaaaagatatttatgtgttttataacaaaattttgatgttaaaattatgaaattttggTCCTATTTTTGTTTATGGTAAAAGCTTATTAATCCAATAAGTGTAACTCAAAAATTTTTTGTCAcggtaaaaaaaatttggtattATTTTCTGATAAATTTTGTATAACTCAAAACTCCTCCTCtgatcctcttcttcttcatcataatcatatttttttttaacttttcataatttttttgttttatcttcataacaagaataaaaacaaaacaaaaaaaataaacaaaaaaaacatatataatacTGTAAAAATcaccaaaaagagaaaaaaaaacaacaatagtaaaataataaaagaacaataatgacaaagaaatatataaagaagaacgcaaaaaaaaaaaagcacaaaaaaaacgccaaatataaaaaaatagcgTGTTCACGTATACTAGTAATTAATAGAGTTGGTTTTTATCAGATATAAACCAACTTA belongs to Arachis duranensis cultivar V14167 chromosome 8, aradu.V14167.gnm2.J7QH, whole genome shotgun sequence and includes:
- the LOC107462186 gene encoding protein EPIDERMAL PATTERNING FACTOR 1; this translates as MIMTTTMTRTYFCAAILFTLLMLMAYSPATIFARHITTFSLRGDEHQVAVVGNTKDGSNVGKERLFRGPDTLQVAGSRLPDCSRACGFCSPCRLVMVSFVCSSLQEAETCPIAYKCMCHNKSYPVP